The Thermococcus stetteri genome has a segment encoding these proteins:
- a CDS encoding endonuclease III domain-containing protein: MGTRSRSLSLEGFTFRESWEEKKKRAEKIVEILMETHPREKLLIGDPYRTLVHCIISQRMRDEVTYRVWEELFKRYKNIETIASTPVEEMQEFLRKQGVGLWKTKGEWIVRASQIILEKYGGRVPDDIHELMKLPGIGRKCANIVLAYGFGRQAIPVDTHVNRISKRLGLAPPRVAPEKVEEYLTAIIPKDKWIYVNHAMVDHGRSICKPINPKCDECPLRELCPYAKGLVKDEDIKGKKTQG; the protein is encoded by the coding sequence ATGGGGACAAGGTCACGGTCATTGAGCCTTGAGGGCTTCACCTTCAGGGAGAGCTGGGAGGAGAAGAAAAAGAGGGCCGAGAAGATAGTCGAAATCCTGATGGAGACCCACCCGAGGGAGAAGCTCCTCATCGGCGACCCCTACCGAACGCTCGTCCACTGCATAATCTCCCAGAGGATGCGCGACGAGGTTACCTACCGCGTCTGGGAGGAGCTGTTTAAAAGATATAAGAACATCGAGACGATAGCGAGCACGCCCGTCGAGGAGATGCAGGAGTTCCTGAGGAAGCAGGGCGTCGGCCTCTGGAAGACGAAGGGAGAGTGGATAGTCAGGGCTTCCCAGATAATCCTCGAGAAGTACGGCGGAAGGGTGCCGGATGACATCCACGAACTTATGAAGCTCCCCGGAATCGGGAGGAAGTGTGCCAACATCGTTCTGGCCTACGGCTTTGGAAGACAGGCAATACCGGTTGATACACACGTGAACAGGATAAGCAAAAGGTTAGGCCTGGCCCCGCCGAGAGTTGCACCGGAGAAGGTTGAGGAGTATTTAACTGCCATAATCCCGAAGGACAAGTGGATATACGTCAACCACGCGATGGTCGACCACGGGAGGAGCATCTGCAAACCGATAAACCCAAAATGCGATGAGTGCCCGCTCAGGGAGCTCTGTCCCTACGCCAAGGGGCTTGTGAAGGACGAGGACATCAAAGGAAAGAAGACTCAAGGATAG
- a CDS encoding potassium channel family protein: MSEFEEIRGCLVEMKDLSSLMIDLAFSSVLYNSEDIAEEVYLLEEKMDDLTVHVKKLALRAAKHEEDPESLLSIIDLADINERISDAAYAIADIILRDIEPHPVIRKIMEDTEEELGRVTVRPGSVLIGRTLAQLKLPSKIGTRILAIKRGDRYIYNPGKDDTIEEGDVLIAVSSDMDKLKELAGEAVEEED; the protein is encoded by the coding sequence ATGAGTGAGTTTGAGGAGATAAGGGGCTGTCTCGTGGAGATGAAGGACCTCTCCTCCCTCATGATAGACTTGGCCTTCTCGTCGGTTCTCTACAACAGCGAGGACATAGCGGAGGAGGTCTACCTCCTTGAGGAGAAGATGGACGACCTTACGGTTCACGTAAAGAAGCTCGCCCTCCGCGCAGCGAAGCACGAGGAAGACCCTGAAAGTCTCCTCAGCATAATCGACCTGGCGGACATAAACGAGCGCATTAGCGATGCGGCATATGCCATAGCGGACATAATCCTCAGGGACATCGAGCCCCACCCGGTAATCAGGAAGATAATGGAGGACACAGAGGAGGAGCTTGGAAGGGTGACGGTTAGGCCCGGTTCAGTCCTCATCGGCAGGACCCTCGCCCAGCTCAAGCTACCGAGCAAGATAGGGACCAGAATCCTGGCGATAAAGAGGGGAGACCGCTACATCTATAACCCTGGAAAGGACGATACGATCGAAGAAGGGGACGTCCTCATAGCTGTCAGTTCAGACATGGATAAGCTGAAGGAACTCGCCGGGGAAGCGGTTGAGGAGGAAGACTGA
- a CDS encoding DUF6849 domain-containing protein, which translates to MRLVLKPLFDAELPAGFEEIIRSKLMGREVKTGETVEIDLLGKPLTFKVVLSDPSPMKVSKNTRIEITRSEAREITLELGGDVREVLPFSKGLVIVLKNEVRIYNWSGQKLYSREFEELKEVRVAEGRVVIVHGDKVTVIEP; encoded by the coding sequence ATGCGCCTCGTCCTCAAACCCCTCTTCGACGCCGAACTTCCGGCTGGCTTCGAGGAAATAATCCGTTCTAAATTAATGGGCAGGGAAGTAAAGACCGGCGAGACCGTCGAAATTGACCTCCTTGGAAAGCCCCTGACCTTCAAGGTCGTTCTCTCCGACCCAAGCCCGATGAAGGTCTCAAAAAACACCAGAATAGAGATAACCCGGAGCGAGGCCAGGGAGATAACCCTTGAACTCGGTGGGGATGTTAGGGAAGTGCTCCCCTTCTCAAAGGGTCTCGTCATCGTTCTCAAAAACGAGGTTCGAATATACAACTGGAGTGGGCAAAAGCTTTATAGCAGGGAGTTCGAGGAACTGAAAGAAGTTAGGGTGGCAGAAGGAAGGGTGGTGATAGTTCATGGGGACAAGGTCACGGTCATTGAGCCTTGA
- a CDS encoding PadR family transcriptional regulator, protein MEKPKFRGHLKLLVLKLLEEGPLHGYGIMAELEKRYGIPHPSPGTIYPILASLRRAGLIEVAGEGRRDKKLYRITEKGKNYLEKHEYEVKEVLGMAEKFREFARLGGRELAEVLREAFNSINELSEEQKKALAREFADFTKRVRLILLGEVPEERE, encoded by the coding sequence ATGGAAAAGCCAAAGTTCAGGGGGCACCTCAAACTCCTGGTTTTAAAGCTCCTCGAGGAAGGACCACTTCACGGATACGGGATAATGGCTGAACTGGAAAAGAGGTATGGCATTCCCCACCCCAGTCCCGGCACAATCTATCCAATCCTCGCCTCTCTGAGGAGAGCTGGCCTGATCGAGGTTGCAGGTGAAGGAAGGAGAGACAAGAAGCTCTATCGCATAACAGAGAAGGGGAAGAACTACCTGGAGAAGCACGAGTACGAAGTTAAGGAAGTCCTTGGGATGGCTGAGAAGTTCAGGGAGTTCGCGAGGTTAGGAGGCAGGGAGCTGGCGGAAGTTCTTAGGGAGGCATTCAACTCGATCAACGAGCTGAGCGAGGAGCAGAAAAAGGCCCTTGCTAGAGAATTTGCCGATTTCACCAAGAGGGTGAGGCTAATCCTCCTCGGAGAGGTGCCGGAGGAGAGAGAATGA